ACCAGATGATGAGTTCGATGTCGGTTTTCTTCGATAAAAACGTACCGACCAATCCCTTCATCGGCGCCGGCTCCGGCGGCTCGCAAATCGTCGATGAGTTCAACTCTGATCACTTCGACCACGGGCCGCATGGTTTCGTGGGTGGGGGGTACATCATCGGCGGCCAGACCGGCGGCCGGCCGATCCAGCAACTCTCGGTACCGCCAGGCACGCCGGCATGGGGCGCGCAGTGGAAGAGGGCAGCCAAAGACAGCTACCTGCACACGACGAACGTGGTGACGCACGGTTCCGTGATGTCGTACCGCGATCGTTATCTCGACCTCGACCCGACCTATCGCGATTCGTACGGACTGCCACTACTGCGCATGACTTTCGACTGGCACGACAACGAATACAAGATGACGCGTTTCTTGACCGACCGCGCACTCGAAATCGTCAAGGCAATGAACCCGAAGACACATTCGCTGCTGATACGCCAGCCGGGCGACCACTACGACGTGCGTCAATACCAGACGACGCATACCACGGGCGGCGTCATTATGGGCACCAACCCGAAGACAAGCGCGGTCAACCGCTATCTGCAGAACTGGGACGTGCACAACGTCTTTGTCATGGGTTCTTCGGCGTTCCCGCAGAACATCGGCTACAACCCCACGGGGCTGGTAGGCGCGCTCGCCTACTGGTCCGCGAAGGCGATCCGCGAAAAGTATCTGACCAACCCTGGACCGCTGGTGTCAGCATAGGCCTGGAAATCATGAAGAGAACTGTACTGAAGTGGGGCGCTGCATTGGCGCTCGGCGCTTTTGCGCAGGTGATGAGTGCCGCCGCAGTGGCAGACGATGCAACACAGCAACTCGTGCGGCGGGGCGAATATCTCGCGCGGGTCGGCGATTGCGTCGCATGCCACACCGCGACTGGCGGCAAGCCGTTTGCAGGCGGTTTGCCGATCCAGTCGCCCATCGGCACGATTTATTCGACCAACATCACGCCCGACACCGCGAAGGGTATCGGCACGTATACTTACGACGACTTCGAGCGTGCCGTGCGCCACGGCATTTCGAAACAGGGGTACACGCTCTACCCGGCAATGCCGTATCCGTCCTATGCACGCGTGCATGACGACGACATGCACGCGCTCTACGCGTATTTCATGCACGGCGTCGCACCCGTGTCGCAGCCGAACCGCGCCGAAGGCATCAATTGGCCGATGTCGATGCGCTGGCCCCTCACCTTGTGGCGGTGGGCTTTCGCACCAAAGGTCGAGGCGAGCAGCCCACCGCCGGGCACCGCCCCGGTGATTGCGCGCGGTGCGTATCTGGTGGAAGGTCTTGCACACTGCAGCGCATGCCACACGCCGCGCGGATTTGGCATGCAGGAGCTTGCACTGACCGGCCAACAAGGACCGTCGTTTTTGTCGGGAGGTGGCCTGATCGATAGCTGGATCGCCACCAACCTGCGCGGTGACCCGGCGACCGGCCTCGGGCAGTGGAGCGAGACCGATCTGACGACGTTCCTCAAATCGGGGGCGAACGACCGCACTGCTGCCTTTGGCGGAATGACCGACGTCGTCCAGCACAGCACCCAATACATGACGGATGAGGACCGCACGGCGATCGCGCGATACCTCAAGTCGTTGCCGGGTACGAAGGGCGAGG
The sequence above is a segment of the Burkholderia sp. WP9 genome. Coding sequences within it:
- a CDS encoding cytochrome c, with the translated sequence MSAAAVADDATQQLVRRGEYLARVGDCVACHTATGGKPFAGGLPIQSPIGTIYSTNITPDTAKGIGTYTYDDFERAVRHGISKQGYTLYPAMPYPSYARVHDDDMHALYAYFMHGVAPVSQPNRAEGINWPMSMRWPLTLWRWAFAPKVEASSPPPGTAPVIARGAYLVEGLAHCSACHTPRGFGMQELALTGQQGPSFLSGGGLIDSWIATNLRGDPATGLGQWSETDLTTFLKSGANDRTAAFGGMTDVVQHSTQYMTDEDRTAIARYLKSLPGTKGEAPPHYDAKVSTALHSGDVTRPGADTYLNSCAACHRSDGKGYASVFPTLALNPVVNDSDATSLIHIVLAGSSTPVTKAAPAQFAMPPYGWRLSDTEVANVLTLLRSSWGNHASPVTVAQVAKVRAIIPAASLGAAPQR